From the Gallaecimonas mangrovi genome, one window contains:
- a CDS encoding flagellar biosynthesis protein FlgE has product MNSVMNSGMNLQYTAQNRANDAAQRIANGDVNAEPLVQLQVAKNESGAAAKVIKTADEMLGTVIDTTA; this is encoded by the coding sequence ATGAACTCAGTGATGAACAGCGGTATGAACCTGCAATATACCGCCCAGAACCGCGCCAATGACGCTGCCCAGCGCATCGCTAACGGTGATGTCAACGCCGAGCCTCTGGTACAGCTGCAAGTCGCCAAGAATGAGTCCGGCGCTGCCGCCAAGGTCATCAAAACCGCCGATGAAATGCTCGGCACCGTGATTGATACCACTGCGTAA